A window from Luteolibacter flavescens encodes these proteins:
- a CDS encoding filamentous haemagglutinin family protein, with protein MSPVRHPRLLRRTSQAAGTALLLLGEIGLLATPAMAGDILRGGRAGGGAPQGAANPVGTTPPPIVPSGGTTRDSLARTAMAIQSVQAMQLAARNLANNGGNHANTNPNGTGAILPDVPDGLTPGGLQVDPRVTGPGSPHWTGANLPVQTTTSGGTAQVTVKQTAQQALLNWQTFNVGKNTTLTFDQSAGGANVGQWTAFNFINDPLANPTQILGKIEAPGQVYIMNRNGIVFGGSSQVNVRGLTVSSLPINTNLIANGLLNNPDSQFLFSGLAIPAGANGTPAFTPEAPHPDLGRYGDVVVEAGAILNSPTDAAKVGGRITLVGPNVTNRGSILTPDGQAILAAGMQVGFAAHDTNDPSLRGLDVFIGQASGYAGTATNDGLIEAMRGSIVMAGRAIAQNGALTSTTSVALNGRIDLLAHYNAVANTAYNPTNTTTGRPFIYQDSGTVSLGEGSLISILPELTSKDTTVGTQLALRSQVNIAGRSVYLGEDSLMYAPNAKVSIQAGEWVRFGTNPQPSFVQSTGQVYLDKNAQIDVSGTDGVEVGVAQNILSIQLRGAELANSPLQREGPLRNATVNVDIRDAGVFQSEMWVGTPLADISGFANLIQRGVGQLTVAGGSVDIGAGGSFVMQSGSGIDVSGGSTIFKGGVVKTTRLVTADGSLVDIADARPDETYLGIYDGLTAEVNRKWSVSNLYKNPLGPSGERYEADSVQGGAGGSISIAAPSMALDGKFTGETVNGAYQRDTPAQAAKLSLSFTSQDKSYASLPLHAPTPPTVTFQSGVTQTAVAAFQVDAAGNAAPLSAERQENVYLSPELLAGDGFGSLTVYNPDGDIVVPENVSLVAPALGSISLTGTNVTVDGSIIAPGGSITFKSSNFTLDMLNQIAGGNVLPAPLADRGVFTLGEKAVISTAGMIVDDRPTTAGSPQGTRAVDGGSVSIDAYSTTLSTGGLIDVSGGAIMSERGRVTYGDGGSITVADGSDDSPVGTLQGGRLQLGATLKGYSGAKAGSLTLNASAFQVGGTSTTPGVIVLQPDFFNQGGFGSFSLTGLSMPDGAGGSIPGLSIAEGTVIAPVVQGLIASSPDSPVFSLSTVLQEEGVRTPVSLTFGAKGVSAAPVGLISRGGVVMGEGAVIRTDAQGTVVFNGQTVAIHGTVEAPAGSITINGANSLPSNSVPTSAAATTLIGSTARLSTAGTTVLTSNPLGLRQGKVLGGGSITVTGNIIAETGAVLDVSGTSGVLDLPPGYLSLSRAEQRAARGRDYVPVTRETNGGSITLSGAQMLYSDATLVANAGGKSATGGSLTVSSGRFITPGQAYTSADTNLIVTQTGPNLPAGNPGIGETLRDADGNVIAGIGNFAVDRFAAGGFDSLTLNGNVRFEGDVTIQTPGRLRVASGGVITATGNVVLDASHVALGQAFRPPAAAGEVITRFTSTDTSGTTTPYAFAPVHGTGDLTVKAQLIDVGDLSLQSIGHADFIATKGDIRGNGTLSAAGDLTFEAGQIYPTTGSAFNIFAYDHAGGKGSVTIRKGEQRALPYSAGGTLSIHASTIVQGGTLRAPIGTINLGWDGTGTAPVNPIAGTTVAAPVTTHVTLSSGSVTSVSAIDPVTGKGVILPYGLSLDGNSWIDLAGNNITVGGVPSKEINLAGLDVTSEAGSVIDMRGGGNLYAYRWISGNGGRKDVLDNSGAFAVIPGYGFDYAPYAANSSTSTVGGDPGYVNAGLRVGDQITLGASSGLPAGTYTLLPARYALLPGAFLVTPGSGTPAGTVKRPDGSAIVSGYRANNLDPSRTGATVISNFEVASAKVVRARSEYQDLYANTTLREAAIAREFAVPRLPVDAGYLSFTATTGMRLGGTVTSTAPQGGRGGVVDINSPVDIFINATGTGGPEGSLTLSSTLLNSFGAESILIGGIRTFGTDGATVSVGTGNLTVDNAGSALTGSDIILVAKNDLTLKDGSLVTSTGSVNTDDLILGNAAVAGSGDGTLVRVSGDTTTGLTRRGVTSATNARLQVGAGSILTGGSITLDSTYATSFDGTARLNGTSVSLNSGRISLLLDGAGTLDPANYGLVLSGQALAALQSTAKSLSMTSYSSLDVYGTGTVGSRAFEQLSLQASSIRGFNQNGGTATFTASHLILGNAGDRAAGAAPAGPLGGTLAFDARQITLGANDLRVDSFANVSLAADERLVVSGEGSFRTAGDLQVRTPLVTGLKAANHLIGSAGHLSVTRPPGSSAGANGGLGAKLTLEGGTLDVASNITLSSGELTLRSTAGNVNVGNARIDVGGTVTRFVDVTRYTGGGTVNLESKGGSVIVGQPAVISVAAVSGGGNAGTLNVSAADGSLVLDGTIDASAGSTGLKGRFTLDAGSLPGESLATLDATLNKGGFTRSRDYRFRNGDVLIDGLATSGTYRVATDNGSITVTAAGEIDASGKTGGTIDLKAHRSLILEDGASLSVAAREFDSAGKGGSIVLEAGAHRNGVIDTTALLDLRTGAVLDLGVAAQTADSAKQGKYAGTLHLRAPRNAANTDLQVAAIGSTINGASSILVEGYKVYDLTGTPNGTITSGVQGQILADGNAFLGSTGNTGANYTAMMNRLTGGNAALDLILAPGAEIINRTGNLTLGSTGSTASEDWNLSTFRFGPRGAAGVLTLRAAGDLKFHNALSDGFSGGTSLWLSPLNAYNAALPANSQTWSYRLTAGADFSAASFREAIDGTGSLDLGKAIGSASATGGSNATTASIIGNAFQVIRTGSGNIDITTGDAVRLLNPFASIYTAGTRLANANSIFAESDFVTPILTGNNSNGSLGATQQTYAASYSMAGGNVTITAGGNIERKTNNNSGLIDDSSRQLPNNWLYRRGLVGADGTYGSVRVSTGLGGATDAAASTTWWVDFSNFFQSVGALGGGNVTMTAGNDITNVDAVIPTNARTPRGTPDATKLVELGGGDLTVTAGGDISGGVYYVERGRGILDAGGSITTNATRSLSLGLLGNLNNPAAARLSDLAWMPTTLFLGKGSFDITARGDVLLGPVANPFLLPQGMNNRFWYKTHFSTYAADSSVTALSLGGDVDWRSSVALTRDGDTSFLRAWTETQQMLGGSGSAANFQPWLRVVETSAVPYDSVFSLAAPTLSLTALSGDVNLGGSITLSPASRGQLEIVASGAVNALQALGRSSQAGFEQRVWSTARINVSDADPSAIASAIRPLGRPTPSNATNATSLDAINALFNESGSYTGIYGVTQTKQALHTAGLLHAGDAEPVRIYAGGGDISGLTLFSPKATRVVAANDITDVSFYIQNLRGSDVSLVSAGRDIIAYNASSPFRVEATTGSNTMVSNTTPLAGDIQIAGPGTLEVLAGRNLDLGIGPGNADGTGAGVTSIGNLRNPYLTNDGADLVLGAGIGAAVGLAESDLNFANFITTYVKGPKGADYLKEVAPGVNFDEQPPEEQARIALEVFYLVMRDTGRDFNNPESEGYRNYDSGMAAIKALFGEEAGAWDGDILARARDIRTRSGGSISIFAPGGGLSLSNTTIGNPLAPPGVVTESGGDISIFTHESVDIGIGRIFTLRGGNAVIWSTTGDIAAGSSSRTVQAAPPTRVIVDPQSASVQTDLAGLATGGGIGVLATVAGVEPGDVDLIAPAGIIDAGDAGIRVSGNINLAAVTVVNAGNISAGGNTAGAPAAPSAPSISATTNASNNAAAASQGAEAKPADRTEETPVEEVESPSVITVEVLGYGGGSGDEEEDEEDDEEGEEEEGA; from the coding sequence ATGTCGCCCGTCCGCCATCCTCGCCTGCTCCGCCGCACGTCACAAGCCGCAGGCACCGCCCTGCTCTTGCTCGGGGAGATCGGCCTGCTCGCCACGCCCGCCATGGCGGGGGATATCCTGCGGGGCGGCAGGGCAGGGGGCGGAGCACCGCAGGGCGCGGCGAATCCGGTCGGCACCACGCCGCCACCGATCGTGCCCTCCGGCGGCACCACGCGTGACTCGCTCGCGCGCACGGCCATGGCCATCCAGTCCGTGCAGGCGATGCAGCTCGCCGCGCGCAATCTGGCGAACAACGGCGGCAATCACGCGAACACGAATCCGAACGGCACCGGCGCGATCCTGCCCGACGTGCCGGACGGCCTCACGCCCGGCGGCCTGCAGGTCGACCCGCGCGTCACCGGCCCCGGCTCGCCCCACTGGACCGGTGCGAACCTTCCCGTCCAGACCACTACCTCCGGCGGCACCGCGCAGGTCACCGTGAAGCAGACCGCCCAGCAGGCGCTGCTGAATTGGCAGACCTTCAACGTCGGCAAGAACACCACGCTCACCTTCGACCAATCGGCGGGCGGTGCCAACGTGGGCCAGTGGACGGCATTCAATTTCATCAACGATCCGCTCGCCAATCCGACGCAGATCCTCGGGAAGATCGAGGCACCCGGGCAGGTGTATATCATGAACCGCAACGGCATCGTCTTCGGCGGTTCCTCGCAGGTGAATGTCCGCGGCCTCACCGTTTCGTCGCTGCCGATCAATACGAACCTGATCGCGAACGGCCTGCTGAACAACCCGGACTCGCAGTTCCTTTTCTCCGGCCTCGCCATCCCCGCGGGAGCGAATGGCACGCCCGCCTTCACCCCGGAGGCACCTCACCCGGATCTCGGCCGCTATGGCGACGTGGTGGTGGAAGCCGGTGCGATCCTCAACAGCCCCACCGATGCCGCGAAGGTCGGCGGGCGCATCACGCTCGTCGGTCCGAATGTCACGAACCGCGGCAGCATTCTCACGCCCGATGGCCAGGCCATCCTCGCCGCGGGCATGCAGGTCGGCTTCGCCGCGCATGATACGAATGACCCGAGCCTGCGTGGCCTGGATGTCTTCATCGGCCAGGCGTCCGGATACGCGGGCACGGCGACGAATGACGGCCTCATCGAGGCGATGCGTGGCAGCATCGTCATGGCGGGCCGGGCCATCGCGCAGAATGGCGCGCTAACCTCCACCACCTCCGTCGCGCTGAATGGTCGCATTGATCTGCTCGCGCACTACAATGCGGTCGCGAACACGGCCTACAATCCGACGAACACCACCACGGGCCGCCCCTTCATCTATCAGGATAGCGGCACGGTCAGCCTCGGCGAGGGGAGCCTCATCAGCATCCTGCCCGAGCTGACCAGCAAGGACACGACCGTGGGCACACAGCTCGCGCTCCGCTCGCAGGTGAATATTGCCGGTCGCTCCGTGTATCTCGGCGAGGACTCGCTGATGTACGCTCCGAATGCGAAGGTGAGCATCCAGGCGGGTGAGTGGGTCCGCTTCGGCACGAATCCGCAGCCGTCCTTCGTCCAGTCCACCGGTCAGGTCTATCTCGACAAGAACGCGCAGATCGATGTCTCCGGCACCGATGGCGTGGAGGTGGGTGTCGCGCAGAATATCCTCTCCATCCAGCTCCGCGGTGCGGAGCTCGCGAATTCGCCGCTGCAGCGCGAGGGCCCGCTGCGGAATGCCACGGTGAATGTGGACATCCGCGATGCCGGCGTCTTCCAGTCGGAAATGTGGGTGGGCACCCCGCTCGCGGACATCTCCGGCTTCGCGAATCTCATCCAGCGCGGCGTGGGCCAGCTCACGGTCGCGGGTGGTTCAGTGGACATCGGTGCGGGTGGCTCCTTCGTGATGCAGTCCGGCTCTGGCATCGATGTGTCCGGCGGTTCGACCATCTTCAAGGGCGGCGTGGTGAAGACGACGCGCCTCGTCACGGCGGATGGCAGCCTCGTCGATATCGCCGATGCACGTCCGGACGAGACCTACCTGGGCATCTACGACGGCCTCACCGCCGAGGTAAACCGCAAGTGGAGCGTCAGCAATCTCTACAAGAACCCGCTCGGCCCGAGTGGCGAGCGCTACGAGGCAGACTCCGTCCAGGGCGGTGCCGGTGGCTCCATTTCCATCGCTGCGCCTTCCATGGCTCTCGATGGGAAATTCACCGGCGAGACGGTAAATGGCGCCTACCAGCGCGACACGCCCGCGCAGGCGGCGAAGCTGAGCCTCTCCTTCACCTCGCAGGACAAGAGCTACGCGAGCCTGCCGCTTCACGCACCGACACCGCCTACCGTCACCTTCCAGAGCGGCGTCACCCAGACCGCCGTCGCGGCCTTCCAGGTGGATGCTGCGGGGAATGCCGCGCCGCTCTCCGCCGAGCGCCAGGAGAATGTCTATCTCTCGCCGGAGCTCCTCGCTGGCGATGGCTTCGGCTCGCTGACGGTTTACAATCCCGATGGCGACATCGTCGTCCCGGAGAATGTCTCGCTTGTCGCCCCGGCGCTCGGATCGATCTCGCTCACGGGCACGAATGTCACCGTGGATGGCAGCATCATCGCGCCCGGCGGCAGCATCACCTTCAAGTCGTCGAACTTCACCCTCGACATGCTGAACCAGATCGCGGGCGGCAATGTGCTGCCCGCACCGCTGGCGGACCGCGGGGTCTTCACGCTGGGTGAGAAGGCGGTGATCAGCACCGCGGGCATGATCGTGGACGATCGCCCCACCACTGCCGGCTCTCCACAGGGCACGCGCGCGGTGGACGGCGGCTCGGTCAGCATCGACGCGTATTCCACCACGCTCTCGACGGGCGGCCTCATCGATGTGTCCGGCGGCGCGATCATGTCCGAGCGCGGGCGCGTCACCTATGGCGACGGCGGCTCCATCACCGTGGCCGACGGCAGCGATGATTCCCCGGTAGGCACGCTGCAGGGCGGTCGTCTCCAGCTCGGTGCCACGCTGAAGGGCTACTCCGGCGCGAAGGCGGGCTCGCTCACGCTGAATGCCTCGGCATTCCAGGTCGGCGGGACTTCCACGACTCCGGGCGTGATCGTCCTCCAGCCGGACTTCTTCAATCAGGGCGGCTTCGGCAGCTTCTCGCTCACCGGCCTCAGCATGCCGGATGGCGCGGGCGGATCCATCCCCGGGCTCTCCATCGCGGAGGGCACCGTGATCGCGCCGGTGGTACAGGGCCTCATCGCCAGCAGCCCGGACTCGCCGGTCTTCTCGCTTTCCACCGTGCTCCAGGAGGAGGGCGTGCGCACTCCGGTGAGCCTCACCTTCGGCGCGAAGGGCGTCTCCGCCGCTCCCGTGGGTCTCATCTCCCGCGGCGGCGTGGTGATGGGCGAGGGCGCGGTGATCCGCACGGATGCGCAGGGCACCGTGGTCTTCAATGGCCAGACCGTCGCCATCCACGGCACCGTCGAGGCACCGGCGGGCAGCATCACCATCAATGGCGCGAACAGCCTGCCGTCGAACAGCGTGCCGACCAGCGCCGCGGCCACCACGCTCATCGGCTCCACCGCGCGTCTCTCCACCGCTGGCACCACCGTCCTCACCTCAAATCCCCTCGGCCTCCGCCAGGGCAAGGTGCTCGGTGGCGGCAGCATCACCGTCACCGGCAATATCATCGCGGAAACCGGTGCCGTGCTCGATGTCTCCGGCACCAGCGGCGTGCTGGATCTCCCGCCCGGCTACCTTTCCCTCTCCCGCGCCGAGCAGCGCGCAGCCCGCGGTCGCGACTACGTCCCGGTGACTCGCGAGACGAATGGCGGCAGCATCACTCTCTCCGGGGCACAGATGCTCTACTCGGATGCTACGCTCGTCGCGAATGCAGGCGGCAAGTCGGCCACCGGCGGCTCGCTCACCGTTTCCTCCGGCCGCTTCATCACGCCCGGACAGGCATATACCAGCGCGGACACGAATCTCATCGTCACGCAGACCGGCCCGAATCTTCCTGCGGGAAACCCCGGCATCGGCGAGACACTGCGCGATGCCGATGGCAATGTGATCGCGGGCATCGGCAATTTCGCGGTTGACCGCTTCGCCGCGGGTGGCTTCGACTCGCTCACGCTGAATGGCAATGTCCGCTTCGAGGGCGACGTGACCATCCAGACGCCGGGCCGCCTGCGCGTGGCCAGCGGTGGCGTCATCACTGCTACGGGGAATGTAGTACTGGATGCCTCGCACGTCGCGCTCGGCCAGGCCTTCCGCCCGCCCGCCGCGGCAGGCGAGGTGATCACCCGCTTCACCAGCACGGATACCAGCGGCACCACCACCCCCTACGCCTTCGCCCCGGTCCATGGCACGGGCGATCTCACGGTGAAGGCACAGCTCATCGATGTGGGAGATCTTTCCCTCCAGAGCATCGGCCACGCCGACTTCATCGCCACGAAGGGCGACATCCGCGGGAATGGCACGCTCAGCGCCGCGGGCGACCTCACCTTCGAGGCCGGGCAGATCTACCCGACCACCGGCTCCGCCTTCAATATCTTCGCCTACGATCACGCGGGCGGGAAGGGCTCCGTGACCATCCGCAAGGGCGAGCAGCGCGCTCTGCCATACTCGGCCGGCGGCACGCTCTCCATCCACGCGTCCACCATCGTGCAGGGCGGCACCCTGCGCGCGCCCATCGGCACCATCAATCTCGGCTGGGATGGCACGGGCACCGCGCCGGTGAATCCCATCGCGGGCACCACCGTGGCGGCCCCGGTCACCACGCACGTCACGCTTTCCTCCGGCAGCGTCACCTCCGTCTCCGCCATCGACCCGGTCACGGGCAAGGGCGTGATCCTCCCGTATGGCCTCAGCCTCGACGGCAACTCGTGGATCGATCTCGCGGGGAACAACATCACCGTCGGTGGCGTGCCGTCGAAGGAGATCAATCTCGCGGGCCTCGACGTCACCAGCGAGGCGGGCTCCGTCATCGACATGAGGGGCGGCGGCAATCTCTACGCCTACCGCTGGATCTCCGGCAACGGTGGCCGCAAGGACGTGCTCGACAATTCCGGTGCCTTCGCCGTGATCCCCGGCTACGGCTTCGACTACGCGCCGTATGCCGCCAATAGCAGCACCTCCACGGTGGGCGGCGATCCCGGCTATGTGAATGCCGGCCTGCGCGTGGGTGACCAGATCACGCTCGGTGCATCCTCCGGCCTGCCCGCAGGCACCTACACGCTGCTGCCTGCACGCTACGCGCTTCTTCCCGGTGCCTTCCTCGTCACTCCCGGCAGCGGCACGCCCGCGGGCACGGTGAAGCGCCCCGACGGCTCGGCCATCGTCTCCGGTTACCGGGCGAACAACCTCGACCCGTCCCGCACCGGCGCGACCGTCATCTCGAATTTCGAGGTGGCCTCCGCGAAGGTCGTCCGCGCGCGCTCGGAGTATCAGGATCTCTACGCGAATACGACACTGCGCGAGGCCGCGATCGCCCGCGAGTTCGCCGTGCCGCGCCTGCCCGTGGATGCGGGCTACCTTTCCTTCACCGCCACCACCGGCATGAGATTGGGAGGCACCGTCACCTCCACCGCGCCGCAGGGCGGACGTGGCGGCGTGGTCGATATCAATAGCCCTGTGGACATCTTCATCAATGCCACCGGCACCGGCGGCCCCGAGGGCAGCCTCACGCTCAGCTCCACGTTGCTGAATAGCTTCGGCGCGGAGAGCATCCTCATCGGCGGCATCCGCACCTTTGGCACGGACGGCGCCACCGTCAGCGTCGGCACGGGGAATCTGACCGTGGACAATGCCGGGTCTGCACTCACCGGCAGCGATATCATCCTCGTCGCGAAGAACGACCTGACGCTGAAGGACGGCTCGCTCGTCACCAGCACCGGCTCGGTGAATACCGACGATCTCATCCTCGGCAATGCCGCCGTGGCAGGCAGCGGGGATGGCACGCTGGTCCGCGTGAGCGGTGACACCACCACCGGTCTCACGCGCCGCGGTGTCACCTCCGCCACGAATGCCCGCCTGCAGGTGGGCGCGGGCTCCATCCTCACCGGCGGCAGCATCACGCTCGACTCCACCTACGCCACCTCCTTCGACGGCACCGCGCGCCTGAATGGCACCTCGGTCTCGCTGAACAGCGGCCGCATCAGCCTGCTGCTCGACGGAGCAGGCACGCTCGACCCCGCGAACTACGGCCTGGTGCTTTCCGGCCAGGCGCTCGCGGCGCTCCAGTCCACGGCGAAGAGCTTGTCGATGACGAGCTACTCATCGCTCGATGTCTATGGCACCGGCACGGTCGGCTCGCGCGCCTTTGAGCAGCTCTCGCTGCAGGCGTCGTCGATCCGCGGCTTCAATCAGAATGGCGGCACCGCCACCTTCACCGCGTCCCACCTCATCCTCGGGAATGCGGGCGACCGCGCGGCAGGTGCGGCACCGGCGGGGCCGCTTGGCGGCACGCTCGCCTTCGACGCGAGGCAGATCACGCTCGGTGCGAATGACCTGCGCGTGGACAGCTTCGCGAATGTGAGCCTCGCAGCGGATGAACGGCTCGTCGTTTCCGGCGAGGGGTCCTTCCGCACCGCGGGCGATCTCCAGGTCCGCACCCCGCTCGTCACCGGCCTGAAGGCGGCGAACCATCTCATCGGCTCTGCCGGTCACCTCAGCGTCACTCGCCCGCCCGGCTCCTCCGCAGGTGCGAATGGCGGGCTCGGCGCGAAGCTGACGCTGGAAGGCGGCACGCTCGACGTGGCCAGCAATATCACCCTCTCCAGCGGCGAGCTCACGCTGCGCTCCACGGCGGGCAATGTGAACGTCGGCAATGCCCGAATCGACGTGGGCGGCACCGTGACGCGTTTCGTGGATGTCACGCGCTACACCGGCGGCGGCACCGTGAACCTCGAGTCGAAGGGCGGCTCGGTCATCGTCGGCCAGCCCGCCGTCATCTCCGTGGCCGCGGTTTCCGGCGGTGGAAATGCAGGCACGCTGAATGTGAGCGCCGCCGATGGCAGCCTCGTGCTCGATGGCACCATCGATGCCTCCGCAGGCAGCACCGGGCTGAAGGGCCGCTTCACGCTGGATGCCGGCTCACTCCCGGGAGAGAGCCTCGCTACTCTCGACGCGACCTTGAACAAGGGCGGCTTCACCCGCTCCCGCGACTACCGCTTCCGCAACGGCGACGTGCTCATCGACGGCCTCGCCACCTCCGGCACCTATCGCGTCGCGACGGACAACGGATCGATCACCGTCACCGCGGCTGGAGAGATCGACGCCTCGGGCAAGACCGGCGGTACCATCGACCTGAAGGCGCACCGCAGCCTCATCCTCGAGGATGGAGCTTCGCTCAGCGTCGCCGCGCGCGAATTTGACTCCGCTGGCAAGGGCGGCTCCATCGTCCTGGAAGCCGGTGCGCATCGGAATGGCGTGATCGACACCACGGCACTGCTCGACCTCCGGACGGGTGCCGTGCTCGACCTTGGCGTGGCCGCGCAGACCGCGGACAGCGCGAAGCAGGGGAAATATGCCGGAACGCTCCACCTGCGTGCGCCGCGCAATGCCGCGAACACGGACCTCCAGGTCGCGGCCATCGGCAGCACGATCAACGGGGCCTCCAGCATCCTCGTGGAGGGTTACAAGGTATACGATCTCACCGGCACGCCGAATGGCACCATCACCTCCGGCGTGCAGGGCCAGATCCTCGCCGACGGGAATGCCTTCCTCGGCAGCACCGGCAATACCGGCGCGAACTACACCGCCATGATGAACCGCCTGACCGGCGGGAATGCGGCGCTCGACCTGATCCTCGCTCCGGGTGCCGAGATCATCAACCGCACCGGCAATCTCACGCTCGGCAGCACGGGTTCCACCGCGAGCGAGGACTGGAATCTCTCCACCTTCCGCTTCGGGCCGCGCGGTGCGGCCGGCGTGCTCACGCTGCGCGCGGCGGGCGACCTGAAATTCCACAATGCGCTCAGCGACGGCTTCTCCGGGGGCACCAGCCTCTGGCTCTCGCCGCTGAATGCCTACAATGCCGCGCTGCCGGCGAATTCGCAGACCTGGTCCTACCGCCTCACCGCGGGTGCGGATTTCTCGGCAGCGAGCTTCCGCGAGGCCATTGACGGCACGGGCTCGCTCGACCTTGGCAAGGCCATCGGGTCCGCCTCTGCCACCGGTGGCAGCAACGCGACCACCGCGTCCATCATCGGAAATGCCTTCCAGGTCATCCGGACCGGCTCCGGGAACATCGACATCACCACCGGTGATGCGGTCCGCCTGCTGAATCCCTTCGCGTCGATCTACACGGCGGGCACACGTCTCGCGAATGCGAACTCGATCTTCGCCGAGAGCGACTTCGTCACGCCTATCCTCACGGGGAACAACAGCAACGGCAGCCTGGGCGCGACCCAGCAGACCTACGCCGCCTCCTACAGCATGGCGGGTGGCAATGTCACCATCACCGCGGGCGGGAACATCGAGCGGAAGACGAACAACAACTCCGGCCTCATCGACGACTCGTCACGCCAGCTCCCGAACAACTGGCTCTACCGCCGCGGCCTCGTGGGTGCGGACGGCACGTATGGATCCGTCCGCGTCTCAACCGGACTCGGCGGTGCGACCGACGCCGCTGCCTCCACCACCTGGTGGGTGGACTTCAGCAATTTCTTCCAGAGTGTCGGCGCGCTCGGTGGTGGCAATGTCACCATGACCGCGGGCAACGACATCACCAACGTGGATGCCGTGATCCCGACGAATGCCCGCACGCCGCGCGGTACGCCTGATGCCACGAAGCTCGTGGAGCTGGGCGGCGGCGATCTCACCGTGACCGCCGGTGGCGACATCAGCGGCGGCGTTTACTACGTCGAGCGCGGCCGCGGCATCCTGGATGCCGGTGGCAGCATCACGACGAATGCCACGCGCTCGCTCTCGCTCGGCCTGCTGGGGAATCTGAACAACCCGGCGGCGGCGCGGCTTTCCGATCTCGCCTGGATGCCCACCACGCTCTTCCTGGGCAAGGGAAGCTTCGACATCACCGCCCGCGGCGATGTGCTCCTCGGCCCGGTGGCAAATCCCTTCCTGCTGCCGCAGGGGATGAACAACCGCTTCTGGTACAAGACACACTTCAGCACCTACGCCGCGGACAGCAGCGTGACGGCGCTCTCGCTCGGCGGTGACGTGGACTGGCGCTCCTCCGTGGCGCTCACGCGGGATGGCGATACGTCCTTCCTCCGCGCGTGGACGGAGACCCAGCAGATGCTCGGCGGCTCGGGCAGCGCGGCGAATTTCCAGCCATGGTTGCGCGTCGTGGAAACCAGCGCGGTGCCGTATGACTCGGTCTTCTCGCTCGCCGCGCCGACGCTCTCGCTGACCGCGCTTTCCGGCGATGTGAATCTCGGTGGCAGCATCACGCTCTCGCCCGCATCCCGCGGCCAGCTTGAGATCGTGGCAAGCGGTGCGGTGAATGCGCTGCAGGCGCTGGGCCGCTCGTCTCAGGCGGGCTTTGAGCAGCGGGTGTGGAGTACCGCGAGGATCAATGTCTCGGATGCCGATCCCTCGGCCATCGCCTCGGCGATCCGTCCGCTCGGTCGCCCGACACCCAGCAACGCGACGAACGCCACCTCGCTGGATGCGATCAATGCGCTCTTCAATGAGTCCGGTTCCTACACCGGCATCTACGGCGTCACGCAGACGAAGCAGGCGCTGCACACCGCCGGCCTGTTGCACGCGGGGGATGCCGAGCCCGTCCGCATTTACGCGGGCGGCGGGGATATTTCCGGCCTCACGCTTTTCAGCCCGAAGGCGACGCGCGTCGTCGCGGCGAATGACATCACCGACGTCTCCTTCTATATCCAGAATCTGCGCGGGTCGGACGTGAGCCTCGTCTCCGCAGGCCGCGACATCATCGCCTACAATGCGAGCTCGCCCTTCCGCGTGGAGGCCACCACGGGCAGCAATACGATGGTGAGCAATACCACGCCGCTCGCCGGGGACATCCAGATCGCCGGTCCCGGCACGCTGGAGGTGCTGGCAGGGCGGAATCTCGACCTTGGCATCGGGCCCGGCAATGCCGACGGCACTGGCGCGGGCGTCACCAGCATCGGCAACCTGCGGAATCCCTACCTGACGAATGACGGTGCGGACCTCGTCCTCGGCGCTGGCATTGGTGCCGCTGTGGGCTTGGCCGAGAGCGACCTGAATTTCGCGAATTTCATCACGACCTACGTGAAGGGCCCGAAGGGCGCGGACTACCTGAAGGAAGTCGCGCCGGGCGTGAACTTCGACGAGCAGCCGCCGGAAGAGCAGGCACGCATCGCGCTGGAGGTCTTCTACCTCGTGATGCGCGATACCGGCCGTGACTTCAACAATCCGGAGAGCGAGGGGTATCGCAACTACGACTCCGGCATGGCGGCGATCAAGGCGCTCTTCGGCGAGGAAGCCGGTGCGTGGGATGGCGACATCCTCGCCCGTGCCCGCGACATCCGCACCCGCAGCGGCGGCAGCATCAGCATCTTCGCTCCGGGCGGCGGGCTCTCGCTGTCGAATACGACCATCGGCAATCCGCTCGCGCCTCCGGGCGTGGTCACGGAGTCCGGCGGGGATATCTCCATCTTCACCCACGAGAGCGTGGACATCGGCATCGGCCGTATCTTCACCCTGCGCGGTGGCAATGCGGTGATCTGGTCCACCACGGGCGACATCGCCGCGGGCTCCTCCTCGCGCACCGTTCAGGCGGCCCCGCCGACGCGCGTGATCGTGGATCCGCAGAGCGCCTCCGTGCAGACGGACCTCGCCGGTCTCGCGACCGGTGGTGGCATCGGCGTGCTCGCCACGGTGGCAGGCGTGGAGCCCGGCGACGTGGACCTCATCGCTCCCGCCGGCATCATCGACGCCGGTGACGCGGGCATCCGCGTGAGTGGCAATATCAACCTCGCAGCCGTGACGGTGGTGAATGCCGGCAACATCTCCGCCGGTGGCAATACCGCCGGTGCCCCGGCTGCCCCGTCCGCACCGAGCATCTCCGCCACGACCAACGCTTCCAACAACGCCGCCGCCGCCTCCCAAGGTGCCGAGGCGAAGCCCGCCGACCGCACTGAAGAGACGCCGGTGGAGGAAGTGGAGTCTCCCTCCGTCATCACCGTGGAAGTCCTCGGCTACGGCGGAGGCAGCGGGGATGAGGAAGAAGACGAGGAGGACGACGAAGAAGGCGAAGAGGAAGAAGGCGCCTGA